Proteins from a single region of Candidatus Cloacimonadota bacterium:
- a CDS encoding rubredoxin, producing MQKYECDVCGYIYDPAENDDVKFGDLPEDWTCPECGVGKDMFSPVD from the coding sequence ATGCAAAAGTATGAATGTGATGTCTGCGGATATATTTACGACCCCGCAGAAAATGATGATGTTAAATTCGGTGACCTTCCTGAAGATTGGACATGTCCCGAATGTGGTGTTGGTAAAGATATGTTCAGCCCGGTTGATTAA
- a CDS encoding ferritin family protein: MTKETLKEVIDFAIDREKEAVEFYQYLQKKVKFKNQKNMLNDLEKMEEGHILILKNLLKGDFLNLKLKEIQDLKISDYLVEKELQEDMDYQDILIVAMKREESSLKLYNDLATEIDEADTKKLFLKLSEEEAKHKLQFETLYDEYVLKEN; encoded by the coding sequence ATGACGAAAGAAACATTAAAAGAAGTGATTGATTTTGCTATTGATCGCGAAAAAGAAGCAGTAGAATTCTACCAATACTTGCAAAAAAAGGTTAAATTCAAGAATCAAAAAAATATGTTGAATGATCTTGAGAAGATGGAAGAGGGGCACATCCTAATTTTGAAAAATTTGCTAAAGGGTGATTTTCTTAATTTGAAATTAAAAGAAATTCAAGATCTAAAGATTAGCGATTATTTAGTTGAAAAAGAACTTCAAGAGGATATGGATTATCAGGACATTCTTATTGTTGCTATGAAAAGAGAAGAATCTTCCCTAAAGTTATACAATGATCTTGCAACAGAAATAGACGAAGCAGACACTAAAAAACTTTTTCTAAAACTATCTGAAGAAGAAGCAAAGCATAAATTGCAATTTGAAACTCTTTATGATGAATATGTTTTAAAAGAAAATTAA